The following proteins are co-located in the Noviherbaspirillum sp. UKPF54 genome:
- a CDS encoding bifunctional 4-hydroxy-2-oxoglutarate aldolase/2-dehydro-3-deoxy-phosphogluconate aldolase: MTLLEIMSASPVIPVIAIDAIEHAVPLAKALVEGGIRVLEVTLRTEHGLAAIRAMAEQVPGAIVGVGTLTRPEEFAAARDAGAVFGVSPGLTPRMIEAAQASGLPLLPGVMTPSEVMMAREAGFRQLKLFPAVPAGGVGMLNAIAGPLPDVMFCPTGGISQETAAQFLACKNVACVGGSWLTPKEAIRNGDWKQITALASAASKLR, translated from the coding sequence ATGACACTTCTTGAAATCATGAGCGCCTCGCCGGTGATTCCGGTGATCGCAATCGACGCCATCGAACATGCAGTCCCCCTTGCCAAGGCGCTGGTCGAGGGCGGCATCCGGGTGCTGGAAGTGACCTTGCGCACCGAGCATGGCTTGGCGGCGATCCGGGCCATGGCCGAGCAGGTGCCGGGCGCGATCGTCGGCGTGGGAACCCTGACCCGGCCGGAAGAGTTCGCCGCCGCGCGCGACGCGGGCGCGGTGTTCGGCGTGTCGCCGGGGCTGACGCCGCGCATGATCGAGGCGGCGCAAGCGAGCGGCTTACCCCTGCTGCCGGGCGTGATGACGCCGTCCGAGGTGATGATGGCGCGCGAGGCGGGATTCCGGCAGCTGAAGCTGTTTCCGGCGGTTCCGGCAGGCGGTGTCGGAATGCTCAACGCCATCGCGGGGCCGCTGCCGGACGTGATGTTTTGCCCGACCGGCGGCATTTCACAGGAAACGGCAGCGCAATTCCTTGCATGCAAGAACGTCGCCTGCGTTGGCGGATCGTGGCTGACGCCGAAGGAAGCAATCCGGAACGGCGACTGGAAACAGATTACCGCGCTGGCATCGGCGGCCAGCAAGCTGCGCTGA
- a CDS encoding FMN-binding negative transcriptional regulator yields the protein MYLPKHFEETDTEQLYRLMRAHPLGTLVTLDAGGLNANHIPFEIDPGAGRFGTLRAHVARNNPVWRDASADLESLAVFQGPQAYISPSLYATKQEGGKVVPTYNFMVVHAYGRLRAVDDPAWLRAHLARMSDSFEAARPEPWKLSDAPDDFIEKLLAAVVGIEIPIDRLIGKWKLSQNQPLANRVSVEQGLRAAGDAGSLAMADAVANASR from the coding sequence ATGTACCTGCCAAAACATTTCGAAGAAACCGACACGGAACAGCTGTACCGGCTGATGCGCGCGCATCCGCTCGGCACGCTGGTGACGCTCGACGCGGGCGGCTTGAACGCCAATCACATACCGTTCGAGATCGATCCCGGAGCTGGACGGTTCGGCACCTTGCGCGCCCACGTTGCGCGCAACAATCCGGTATGGCGCGACGCGTCGGCGGACCTTGAATCACTGGCCGTTTTCCAGGGGCCACAGGCGTATATCAGCCCGTCGCTGTATGCGACCAAGCAGGAAGGGGGAAAAGTGGTGCCGACTTATAACTTCATGGTGGTGCACGCCTACGGCCGGTTGCGTGCGGTCGACGATCCGGCATGGCTGCGCGCCCATCTCGCCAGGATGAGCGACAGCTTCGAGGCGGCGCGGCCGGAGCCGTGGAAGCTTTCGGACGCGCCGGACGATTTCATTGAAAAATTGCTGGCGGCGGTGGTCGGGATCGAAATCCCGATCGACAGGCTGATCGGCAAATGGAAGCTCAGCCAGAACCAGCCGCTTGCAAACCGTGTCAGCGTGGAGCAGGGCTTGCGGGCGGCCGGCGACGCCGGCTCGCTCGCGATGGCGGATGCGGTGGCGAACGCATCCCGGTAA
- the tal gene encoding transaldolase, with translation MNQLEQLKQYTTIVADTGDFQAMKAFAPRDATTNPSLILKAVQKDEYKPLLERAVRDHGGKPIAEITDHLLVAFGLEILKLIPGRVSTETDARLSFDTEATIAKGRALIALYEAAGIPRERVLIKIASTWEGIRAAQVLEREGIRCNMTLLFALPQAIACADAGVQLISPFVGRIYDWYKKSIGQEYSGADDPGVQSVKRIYDYYRKFGYETEVMGASFRNTSQITELAGCDLLTISPELLQKLSESDAPVVRKLSPQQAQGSDLQKLDLDEKAFRFMLNEDAMGTEKLAEGIRLFCADAVKLEKMIAALR, from the coding sequence ATGAACCAGCTCGAACAACTGAAACAGTACACCACCATCGTCGCTGACACCGGCGACTTCCAGGCCATGAAAGCCTTCGCCCCACGCGATGCGACCACCAATCCGTCGCTGATTCTCAAGGCGGTGCAAAAGGATGAATACAAGCCGCTGCTCGAACGGGCAGTGCGCGACCATGGCGGCAAACCGATCGCCGAAATCACCGACCATCTGTTGGTGGCCTTCGGCCTGGAAATCCTCAAGCTCATTCCGGGGCGCGTTTCGACCGAGACCGATGCGCGCCTGTCGTTCGACACCGAGGCCACCATCGCCAAGGGCCGCGCGCTGATCGCGCTGTACGAAGCCGCGGGAATTCCCCGCGAGCGCGTGCTGATCAAGATCGCCTCGACCTGGGAAGGCATCCGTGCCGCGCAAGTGCTGGAGCGGGAAGGCATCCGTTGCAACATGACGCTGCTGTTTGCGCTGCCGCAGGCGATCGCCTGTGCCGATGCCGGCGTGCAGCTGATCTCCCCGTTCGTCGGCCGCATCTACGACTGGTACAAGAAATCGATCGGCCAGGAATACAGCGGCGCGGACGATCCGGGCGTGCAATCTGTCAAGCGCATCTACGACTACTACCGCAAGTTCGGCTACGAGACCGAAGTGATGGGCGCGAGCTTCCGCAACACCTCGCAGATCACCGAACTGGCCGGCTGCGATTTGCTGACCATCAGCCCCGAACTGCTGCAAAAACTCTCGGAAAGCGATGCACCCGTGGTCCGCAAGCTGAGCCCGCAGCAGGCGCAGGGTTCGGACCTGCAAAAGCTGGACCTGGACGAGAAGGCATTCCGCTTCATGCTCAATGAAGACGCGATGGGAACGGAAAAGCTGGCCGAAGGCATCCGCCTGTTCTGCGCGGATGCGGTCAAGCTGGAAAAGATGATCGCCGCCCTGCGCTGA
- a CDS encoding ABC transporter permease, protein MKLPLSYIARNLWTRRLTTALTASGLALVVFVFATVLMLDEGLRKTLVTTGEYDNVVLIRRASETEVQSGVYRDQATIAASHPSIALGADGEPLVSKETVVLIALNKRGTDKPANVVIRGVGKLGLALRPQIRLSAGRMFRPGSSEIITGSGIAKRFSGTAVGETLRFGQRDWTVVGTFDAGNSGFDSEIWGDADQLMQAFRRPVYSSVIVRLNDSREFDAFKKDIEGDQRLTLEAKREQSFYADQSKALSTFISILGMTLSIIFSIGAMIGAMITMYASVANRVAEIGTLRALGFRRRSILAAFLAESLLLALIGGAAGLFFASFMQFLSFSTVNFQSFSELAFGFTLNPAIVIKSLLFALLMGFVGGFLPALRAGRMKIVDSLRAA, encoded by the coding sequence ATGAAGCTCCCTCTCAGCTACATCGCGCGCAACCTCTGGACCCGGCGCCTGACCACGGCACTGACCGCATCCGGCCTGGCACTGGTGGTATTCGTGTTCGCCACAGTGCTGATGCTCGACGAGGGCTTGAGGAAAACGCTGGTGACGACCGGCGAATACGACAACGTGGTGCTGATCCGGCGCGCTTCCGAAACCGAGGTGCAGAGCGGCGTCTACCGCGACCAGGCGACCATCGCGGCCAGCCATCCATCGATCGCACTGGGCGCCGACGGCGAGCCGCTGGTGTCGAAGGAAACGGTAGTGCTGATCGCGCTCAACAAGCGCGGCACCGACAAGCCGGCCAACGTGGTGATCCGCGGCGTAGGCAAGCTCGGGCTGGCGCTGCGCCCGCAGATCCGCCTGTCGGCCGGTCGCATGTTCCGTCCCGGATCGTCGGAAATCATCACCGGCAGCGGCATCGCCAAGCGCTTCTCCGGAACCGCCGTCGGCGAGACGCTGCGCTTCGGCCAGCGCGACTGGACCGTGGTCGGCACCTTCGATGCCGGCAACAGCGGCTTCGATTCGGAAATCTGGGGCGACGCCGACCAGCTGATGCAGGCGTTCCGCCGGCCGGTGTATTCCTCGGTGATCGTGCGCCTGAACGACAGCAGGGAATTCGACGCCTTCAAGAAGGACATCGAGGGCGACCAGCGCCTGACGCTGGAAGCCAAGCGCGAGCAGTCCTTCTACGCCGACCAGTCGAAGGCGCTGTCCACCTTCATCAGCATCCTCGGCATGACCTTGTCGATCATCTTTTCGATCGGCGCCATGATCGGCGCGATGATCACGATGTATGCGTCGGTCGCCAACCGGGTGGCGGAAATCGGCACGCTGCGCGCGCTCGGCTTCCGGCGGCGCAGCATCCTGGCGGCGTTCCTGGCGGAGTCGCTGCTGCTGGCGCTGATCGGTGGCGCGGCGGGGCTGTTCTTCGCGTCCTTCATGCAGTTTCTCTCGTTCTCGACGGTGAACTTCCAGTCGTTTTCCGAGCTGGCATTCGGCTTCACGCTCAACCCGGCCATCGTGATCAAGTCGCTGCTCTTCGCGCTGCTGATGGGTTTTGTCGGCGGCTTTTTGCCGGCGCTGCGCGCCGGGCGGATGAAGATCGTGGATTCGTTGCGGGCAGCGTAG
- a CDS encoding SIS domain-containing protein, whose translation MLLDSIRTQLDTLSKSEKKVAMVVLKNPDLAVSGNITALAKNAQVSEPTVVRFCRALGCDGWHEFKLKLAQGLALALPPADESMAQGDLASDLVNKICSRSINTLLDLRNNLKPAAIEQALELLARANKIEFYGQGSSGIVATDAQHKFFRSGVPTVAYADPHIHSISASLLQKGDVVVAISQRGNSTALLRSVQLARKAGADVIALTPSGTPLADLATVLVPIDLSFNIDPYTPISARLAHLVVIDILAVGLALKRGPEFRKKMQNAQKALQKYDLQFDAYYRHAPKA comes from the coding sequence ATGCTGCTTGACTCGATCCGCACCCAGCTCGACACCCTCTCCAAGTCGGAGAAAAAAGTTGCCATGGTTGTCTTGAAAAACCCCGACCTCGCGGTGTCCGGCAACATCACCGCGCTGGCCAAGAATGCGCAAGTGTCGGAACCGACCGTGGTGCGCTTTTGCCGCGCGCTCGGCTGCGACGGCTGGCATGAATTCAAGCTCAAGCTGGCGCAGGGCCTGGCGCTGGCCTTGCCGCCGGCCGATGAATCGATGGCGCAGGGCGACCTGGCGTCGGACCTGGTCAACAAGATCTGCAGCCGCTCCATCAATACCCTGCTCGACCTGCGCAACAACCTCAAGCCGGCCGCCATCGAACAGGCGCTGGAACTGCTGGCGCGCGCCAACAAGATCGAGTTTTACGGACAGGGATCGTCGGGCATCGTCGCCACCGACGCGCAGCACAAGTTCTTCCGCTCCGGCGTGCCCACCGTCGCCTACGCCGATCCGCACATTCACAGCATCTCTGCCTCGCTGCTGCAAAAAGGCGACGTGGTGGTGGCGATTTCGCAGCGCGGCAACAGCACGGCGCTGCTGCGCAGCGTGCAACTCGCGCGCAAGGCGGGCGCCGACGTGATCGCGCTCACGCCCAGCGGCACCCCGCTGGCCGACCTGGCGACGGTACTGGTGCCGATCGACCTGAGCTTCAATATCGACCCGTACACGCCGATCTCGGCGCGCCTGGCGCACCTGGTCGTGATCGACATTCTTGCCGTCGGACTGGCCTTAAAGCGCGGGCCGGAATTCCGCAAGAAGATGCAAAACGCGCAAAAGGCGCTGCAAAAATACGACTTGCAATTCGACGCCTACTACCGGCACGCGCCCAAGGCGTAA
- the edd gene encoding phosphogluconate dehydratase, whose amino-acid sequence MALHPVLKAVTEQIAARSRPYRNAYLARLDAARGNTVHRAALACTNLAHGFAAFPANDKLKLKQLHNPSVAIVSAYNDMLSAHQPFEHFPPIIKDAVREAGGVAQFAGGTPAMCDGVTQGQPGMELSLFSRDTIAMATAVALSHNMFDAAVYLGICDKIVPGLLIGALHFGHLPAVFVPGGPMTTGISNSEKARVRQLYAQGKVGRDELLESESQSYHGPGTCTFYGTANSNQMLMEVMGLHLPGAAFVPPNTPLRKALTAAAGKRAVEISAQGKSYIPVGRVVDEKSIVNAVVALLATGGSTNHTLHWIAVAKAAGIVIDWNDFDKLSAVVPLLARIYPNGEADVNYFQAAGGPPFVIRELLDAGLLHDDVTTVMGQGLRAHCAEPFLEGETLVWRPAPDASGDLGVLRPAKEPFSADGGLRLVSGNLGRAIIKVSAVKPQHRVVEAPALVFDSQEALMDAYKAGKLDRDFVAVVRFQGPRANGMPELHALTPALTNLQDAGRHVALVTDGRMSGASGKVPAAIHVSPEVLAGGPLGRVRDGDLIRLDADAGVLQALVPDTEWNTRTIATANLSASHVGMGRELFATFRHAVSEAEQGAATFGLPPPLHMPEETDNCLAVPQSEAYSDEDFLFSRPMERKP is encoded by the coding sequence ATGGCTCTTCATCCTGTTCTGAAGGCGGTCACCGAGCAGATCGCCGCGCGCAGCCGCCCCTATCGCAACGCCTATCTGGCGCGCCTGGATGCGGCACGCGGCAACACCGTGCATCGCGCCGCACTGGCCTGCACCAATCTCGCCCACGGCTTCGCGGCCTTCCCCGCCAACGACAAGCTCAAGCTCAAGCAGTTGCACAACCCTTCGGTGGCGATCGTGTCGGCATACAACGATATGCTGTCCGCGCACCAGCCCTTCGAGCACTTTCCTCCGATTATCAAGGACGCCGTGCGCGAGGCGGGGGGCGTGGCGCAGTTCGCCGGCGGCACGCCCGCCATGTGCGATGGTGTCACGCAAGGCCAGCCGGGCATGGAATTGTCCCTGTTCTCGCGCGACACGATTGCGATGGCGACAGCGGTGGCTTTGTCGCACAACATGTTCGATGCGGCGGTCTACCTCGGCATCTGCGACAAGATCGTGCCGGGGCTGCTGATCGGCGCCTTGCATTTCGGCCACCTGCCGGCGGTGTTCGTTCCGGGCGGCCCGATGACGACCGGGATTTCCAATTCCGAAAAGGCGCGGGTGCGCCAGTTGTATGCGCAAGGTAAAGTGGGCCGCGACGAGCTGCTGGAGTCGGAATCGCAGTCCTATCATGGCCCGGGAACCTGCACCTTTTACGGTACCGCCAACAGCAACCAGATGCTGATGGAAGTCATGGGCCTGCACTTGCCGGGTGCGGCCTTCGTGCCGCCCAATACCCCGCTGCGCAAGGCCCTGACCGCCGCCGCCGGCAAGCGCGCGGTGGAAATCAGCGCGCAAGGCAAGTCGTACATCCCGGTCGGCCGGGTGGTCGACGAGAAGTCGATCGTCAATGCGGTGGTGGCGCTGCTGGCGACGGGAGGTTCCACCAACCACACGCTGCACTGGATCGCGGTGGCCAAGGCGGCCGGCATCGTGATCGACTGGAACGACTTCGACAAGCTGTCCGCGGTCGTGCCGCTGCTGGCGCGCATCTATCCGAACGGAGAAGCCGACGTCAATTATTTCCAGGCGGCCGGCGGTCCGCCGTTCGTGATCCGCGAACTGCTGGATGCCGGCTTGCTGCACGACGATGTGACGACCGTCATGGGACAAGGCTTGCGCGCGCACTGCGCCGAACCGTTCCTGGAGGGCGAGACGCTGGTTTGGCGGCCGGCGCCGGACGCCAGCGGCGATCTCGGCGTGTTGCGGCCCGCGAAGGAACCGTTTTCCGCCGATGGCGGGCTGCGACTGGTGTCCGGCAACCTGGGGCGGGCCATCATCAAGGTCTCCGCCGTCAAGCCGCAGCACCGCGTGGTGGAAGCCCCGGCGCTGGTGTTCGATTCGCAGGAAGCGCTGATGGACGCGTACAAGGCGGGCAAGCTCGACCGCGACTTCGTGGCGGTGGTGCGCTTCCAGGGGCCGCGCGCCAACGGCATGCCGGAACTGCATGCGCTCACGCCCGCGCTCACCAACCTGCAGGACGCCGGGCGGCATGTCGCGCTGGTGACAGATGGCCGCATGTCCGGCGCGTCGGGCAAGGTGCCGGCCGCCATCCACGTGTCGCCGGAAGTGCTGGCCGGCGGACCGCTGGGGCGCGTGCGCGACGGCGACCTGATCCGGCTCGATGCCGACGCCGGCGTGCTGCAGGCGCTGGTGCCGGATACGGAATGGAACACGCGCACCATCGCCACGGCGAACCTGTCGGCCAGTCATGTCGGCATGGGACGCGAGTTGTTTGCCACCTTCCGCCATGCGGTGAGCGAGGCAGAGCAGGGCGCCGCGACATTCGGCCTGCCGCCGCCATTGCACATGCCGGAGGAAACGGACAACTGCCTGGCCGTGCCGCAATCCGAGGCTTACTCGGATGAAGATTTCCTGTTCTCCCGTCCGATGGAAAGAAAACCATGA
- the zwf gene encoding glucose-6-phosphate dehydrogenase yields MALTDFDLALFGGSGDLAMRKLLPALYNRERCKDIPSTARIICIGRHEWSREAFLAEVEKNAKPHIASGNFSETAWNAFCARINYVALDAMNPDSYRALVDAMRTDTTGINRVFYLATPPSLFATVCHNLAACGLATSNSRVVLEKPLGRDLDSAKQINEEVGRVFSESQIFRIDHYLGKETVQNLLALRFGNVLFEPLWRREWISDVQITIAEELGVGNRLDYYDTAGALRDMLQNHLLQLLCIVAMEPPVAATPDAVRDEKLKVLRSLKRFTPHMLVQNVVRGQYRSGYVDGVAVPGYRKEPGANPASRTETFVAVKAEIETWRWAGVPFYLRTGKRMADQLAEIVVRFKSIPHSIFAQPNSSFQPNSLIIRLQPDEGLQLNLMAKTPGDGMRLRPVELELDFRETFKQPRMEAYERLLLDVLRGQLTLFMRSDELEAAWEWVEPILNYWEQEGIEPMPYTSGTWGPAAASALIGRDGLQWREESLPEEL; encoded by the coding sequence ATGGCCCTTACAGATTTTGACCTGGCCCTGTTTGGCGGCAGCGGCGACCTCGCAATGCGCAAGCTGTTGCCGGCCTTATACAACCGCGAGCGCTGCAAGGATATTCCCTCCACTGCCCGCATCATCTGTATCGGACGGCACGAATGGAGCCGCGAGGCATTCCTGGCTGAGGTCGAGAAAAACGCGAAGCCGCATATCGCGTCCGGCAATTTCAGCGAAACGGCGTGGAACGCGTTCTGCGCACGCATCAATTACGTCGCGCTCGACGCGATGAACCCGGATTCCTACCGGGCACTGGTCGACGCCATGCGCACGGACACGACCGGCATCAACCGCGTGTTCTACCTCGCCACGCCGCCCAGCCTGTTCGCCACCGTCTGCCATAACCTCGCCGCCTGTGGCCTGGCCACGTCCAACTCGCGCGTCGTACTGGAAAAGCCGCTGGGGCGCGACCTGGACAGCGCCAAACAGATCAACGAAGAAGTCGGCCGCGTCTTTTCCGAATCGCAGATCTTCCGCATCGACCATTACCTTGGCAAGGAAACGGTGCAGAACCTGCTTGCACTGCGTTTCGGCAACGTGCTGTTCGAACCCTTGTGGCGGCGCGAATGGATTTCCGATGTGCAAATCACGATCGCGGAAGAACTGGGCGTCGGCAACCGCCTCGACTATTACGATACCGCCGGCGCCTTGCGCGACATGCTGCAGAACCACCTGCTGCAACTGCTGTGCATCGTCGCCATGGAGCCGCCGGTGGCGGCCACGCCGGACGCGGTGCGCGACGAAAAGCTGAAGGTGCTGCGCTCGCTCAAGCGCTTCACGCCGCACATGCTGGTGCAGAACGTGGTGCGCGGCCAGTACCGCTCCGGTTATGTCGACGGCGTCGCCGTGCCCGGCTACCGCAAGGAACCGGGCGCCAACCCGGCCTCGCGCACCGAGACCTTTGTCGCGGTCAAGGCCGAGATCGAAACCTGGCGCTGGGCCGGCGTGCCCTTCTACCTGCGCACCGGCAAGCGCATGGCCGACCAGCTAGCCGAGATCGTGGTGCGTTTCAAGTCGATCCCGCACTCGATCTTTGCGCAGCCCAACAGCAGCTTCCAGCCCAATTCCCTGATCATCCGCCTGCAGCCCGACGAAGGCCTGCAGCTGAACCTGATGGCGAAGACGCCCGGCGACGGCATGCGCCTGCGCCCGGTCGAGCTGGAACTGGATTTCCGCGAAACATTCAAGCAGCCGCGCATGGAAGCCTACGAGCGCCTGCTGCTGGACGTCTTGCGCGGCCAGCTCACCCTGTTCATGCGCAGCGACGAACTGGAAGCGGCGTGGGAATGGGTCGAGCCCATTCTCAACTACTGGGAACAGGAAGGCATCGAGCCGATGCCCTACACCTCGGGCACCTGGGGACCGGCGGCGGCCAGTGCCCTGATCGGGCGCGACGGCTTGCAATGGCGCGAGGAATCGCTGCCGGAAGAATTATAA
- a CDS encoding ABC transporter permease: MQTLKLILKNAMRHKLRTALTVLGLVVATLAFGLLQTVVGAWYAGANAASNTRLVTRNAISLVFPLPLSYEARIRGIDGVNGVAYGNWFGGIYQEPKNFFPQFAISTRSYLDLYPEFVLNDDQRAAFERDRKGCVVGKKLAAQYGFKIGDVIPLKGTIFPGQWEFVVRGIYEGKNATTDTSQFFFHWDYLNETMLKTAKPRANQVGFYVVRIANADNAASVSRAIDTQFKNSLAETLTETEKAFQLGFVSMSEAIVVAIRVVSFVVIVIIMAVMANTMAMSARERLAEYATLKALGFGPGFLAQLIFGESLLIALFGATLGIALLFPVAHAFSAKMGTLFPVFEIAPRTLLLQFLAALTVGIVAAIAPTLRSTRVNIVDGLRSIG, encoded by the coding sequence ATGCAGACGCTCAAGCTGATCCTGAAGAACGCGATGCGGCACAAGCTGCGCACTGCCCTGACGGTGCTCGGCCTGGTGGTGGCGACGCTCGCCTTCGGCCTGCTGCAGACGGTGGTCGGCGCCTGGTATGCCGGCGCGAATGCGGCGTCGAATACCCGGCTCGTCACGCGCAACGCGATTTCCCTGGTCTTTCCGCTGCCGCTGTCGTACGAGGCCCGGATACGCGGCATCGACGGCGTAAACGGCGTCGCCTACGGCAACTGGTTCGGCGGCATCTACCAGGAACCGAAAAATTTCTTTCCGCAATTCGCGATTTCCACGCGCAGCTATCTCGACCTGTATCCGGAATTCGTGTTGAACGACGACCAGCGCGCGGCATTCGAGCGCGACCGCAAGGGTTGCGTGGTCGGCAAGAAGCTCGCGGCACAATATGGCTTCAAGATCGGCGACGTCATCCCGCTCAAGGGCACCATCTTCCCCGGCCAGTGGGAATTCGTGGTGCGCGGGATTTACGAGGGAAAGAATGCGACCACCGATACCTCGCAATTCTTTTTCCACTGGGACTACCTCAACGAGACGATGCTCAAGACCGCCAAGCCGCGCGCCAACCAGGTCGGCTTCTACGTGGTGCGCATTGCCAATGCGGATAACGCCGCCTCGGTATCGCGCGCCATCGACACCCAGTTCAAGAACTCGCTGGCGGAGACGCTGACCGAAACCGAAAAGGCTTTCCAGCTCGGCTTCGTGTCGATGTCGGAAGCGATCGTGGTGGCGATCCGCGTGGTGTCGTTCGTGGTGATCGTCATCATCATGGCGGTGATGGCCAACACCATGGCGATGAGCGCGCGCGAGCGGCTGGCCGAGTACGCGACGCTCAAGGCGCTCGGCTTCGGCCCGGGTTTCCTGGCGCAGCTGATTTTCGGCGAATCGCTGCTGATCGCGCTGTTCGGCGCCACGCTCGGCATCGCCCTGCTGTTCCCGGTCGCGCACGCGTTCAGCGCGAAGATGGGCACGCTGTTCCCGGTGTTCGAGATCGCGCCGCGCACACTGCTGCTGCAGTTCCTGGCCGCGCTCACGGTCGGCATCGTCGCGGCCATCGCACCGACCCTGCGTTCGACCCGCGTCAACATCGTCGACGGCCTGCGGAGCATCGGATGA
- the pgi gene encoding glucose-6-phosphate isomerase, whose translation MHSSSPTSSLINTPAFQALAAHYAEAREWHMRALFSREEDRFDRFSIEAAGLLLDYSKNRLNATTVQLLTRLAHERGVEERRAAMFAGEKINVTEHRAVLHVALRMPRNSILMVDGQNVVQEVHAVLDHIQAFSERVRSGAWTGHTGKAITDIVNIGIGGSDLGPEMVCRALRPFIHPRLTMHFVANVDGHDLDAVLAKVNPDTTLFIVASKTFTTRETMLNAQSAREWFLARAGEAALPKHFVAVSTNTKAVRDFGIDPENMFPFWDWVGGRYSVWSAIGLPVALAIGFDGFAEFLGGGHAMDQHFRSAPLERNMPVLLAMTGIWYRNLFGSTSLSIAPYHQDLSQFPAYLQQLEMESNGKCVTIDGAAVDYSTCPVIWGDVGTNGQHAYFQLLHQGTTMVPVDFIAALKPAHDLPGHHTVLLANCFAQSEAFMRGKTTEEVRAEMRAQQIAEAEIDALLPHRTFPGNHPSNTILMDTLAPATLGALIALYEHKTFVQGVVWGVNSFDQWGVELGKVLAKTIETELTGNTHAKAHDSSTNALIARAREALGH comes from the coding sequence ATGCACTCGTCATCGCCGACCTCATCGCTGATCAATACCCCAGCCTTCCAGGCTCTTGCCGCGCATTACGCCGAAGCCAGGGAATGGCATATGCGCGCCCTGTTTTCGCGGGAAGAGGACCGCTTCGACCGTTTCTCCATCGAAGCGGCGGGCCTGCTGCTGGATTACTCGAAGAACCGGCTGAACGCAACGACGGTGCAACTGCTCACGCGGCTGGCGCATGAGCGCGGCGTGGAAGAACGGCGCGCGGCCATGTTCGCCGGCGAAAAAATCAATGTCACCGAACATCGCGCCGTCCTGCACGTTGCGCTGCGCATGCCGCGCAACAGCATTCTGATGGTAGATGGACAGAATGTGGTGCAAGAGGTTCATGCGGTGCTCGATCATATCCAGGCATTCAGCGAGCGCGTGCGCTCCGGCGCCTGGACTGGCCATACCGGCAAGGCGATCACCGACATCGTCAACATCGGCATCGGCGGTTCCGACCTCGGACCGGAGATGGTTTGCCGCGCGTTGCGCCCCTTCATCCACCCGCGCCTGACCATGCACTTCGTGGCCAATGTGGACGGCCATGACCTGGACGCGGTATTGGCGAAGGTCAATCCGGACACCACGCTATTCATCGTCGCCTCCAAGACGTTTACCACGCGCGAAACGATGCTCAACGCGCAGTCGGCGCGCGAATGGTTCCTCGCCCGCGCCGGCGAAGCGGCATTGCCGAAGCATTTTGTCGCGGTTTCGACCAACACGAAAGCGGTCAGGGATTTCGGCATCGATCCGGAAAACATGTTCCCGTTCTGGGACTGGGTCGGCGGGCGTTACTCGGTGTGGTCGGCGATCGGGTTGCCGGTCGCGCTGGCCATCGGGTTCGACGGCTTCGCCGAATTCCTCGGTGGCGGCCATGCCATGGACCAGCACTTCCGCAGCGCGCCGCTGGAACGCAACATGCCCGTGCTGCTGGCGATGACCGGCATCTGGTACCGCAATTTGTTCGGCAGCACGTCGCTGTCGATCGCGCCCTACCATCAGGACCTGAGCCAGTTCCCCGCTTACCTGCAGCAACTCGAAATGGAAAGCAACGGCAAGTGCGTGACGATCGACGGCGCCGCCGTGGATTATTCCACCTGCCCGGTCATCTGGGGCGATGTCGGCACCAACGGCCAGCACGCCTATTTCCAGCTGCTGCACCAGGGAACGACGATGGTGCCGGTCGATTTCATCGCAGCGCTGAAACCGGCACACGACCTGCCCGGCCATCATACCGTGCTGCTGGCAAATTGCTTTGCTCAATCGGAAGCATTTATGCGCGGCAAAACTACGGAAGAAGTACGGGCCGAAATGCGGGCCCAGCAGATCGCCGAAGCCGAAATCGATGCCTTGCTGCCGCACAGGACTTTCCCCGGCAATCACCCCAGCAATACCATCCTGATGGACACGCTGGCGCCAGCCACGCTGGGCGCATTGATCGCGTTGTATGAGCACAAGACCTTCGTGCAAGGCGTCGTTTGGGGCGTCAACAGCTTCGACCAGTGGGGTGTGGAACTGGGCAAGGTGCTGGCGAAAACGATCGAAACGGAATTGACCGGCAACACGCATGCGAAAGCGCACGACAGTTCGACCAATGCGCTGATTGCGCGCGCCAGGGAAGCACTGGGACACTGA